The window CCTGCGCGCCGCCGGCCGCGATCCGGAGGTCCGGTGCGTGGTGCTCGCCGCCGAGGGCCGCGGCTTCAATGCCGGCGTCGACATCAAGGAGATGCAGCGCGACACCGGACACGCGGCCCTCGTCGGCGCCAACCGGGGCTGCTACGAGGCCTTCGCCGCCGTGTACGAGTGCGAGGTGCCGGTCGTCGCGGCCGTGAACGGCTTCTGCCTGGGCGGCGGCATCGGACTCGTCGGCAACGCCGACGCGATCGTCGCCTCCGACGACGCGACCTTCGGCCTGCCCGAGCTGGACCGGGGCGCGCTCGGCGCCGCCACCCACCTGGCCCGGCTGGTCCCGCAGCACCTGATGCGCGCGCTGTACTACACCTCGCGCACCGCGACCGCCGCCGAACTGCACGCCCACGGCTCGGTGTGGAGGGTGGTCCCACGGGCGGAGCTGCGCGCGGCCGCCCTGGAACTGGCCGCCGAGATAGCGAAGAAGGACGGCTACCTGATCCGGCTCGCGAAGGCGGCCATCAACGGGATCGACCCCGTGGACGTGCGCCGCAGCTACCGCTTCGAGCAGGGCTTCACCTTCGAGGCCAACCTCAGCGGGGTGGCCGACCGGGTCCGCGACACCTTCGGGAAGGGAGAGCACGCATGACCGCCAGGACGGAAGGCTCCGCCAGGACGGACTCGGCCGACAGGGCCGACAGGGCCGACAAGGTACTGACCCCCGAAGAAGTGGTCGGGCAGCTCCGCAGCGGGATGACCATCGGCATCGGCGGCTGGGGGTCCCGGCGCAAGCCCATGGCCCTGGTGCGAGCACTGCTCCGGTCGGAGATCACCGATCTCACCGTGATCTCCTACGGCGGCCCCGACGTCGGCCTGCTGGCCGCCGCCGGCCGGATCCGCCGGCTGGTCGCCCCCTTCGCCACCCTCGACTCCATCCCGCTGGAGCCACACTTCCGGGCCGCCCGCGAGCGCGCCGCCTTCACCCTCACCGAGCTCGACGAGGCCATGTTCATGTGGGGCCTGCACGCCGCCGCCAACCGGCTGCCCTTCCTCCCCGTCCGCGCCGGCCTGGGCTCCGACGTGATGCGGGTCAACCCGGAGCTGCGTACCGTCACCTCGCCCTACGACGACGGCGAGGAGCTCGTCGCCGTCCCCGCCCTGCGCATGGACGCCGCCCTGGTCCACCTGAACCGCGCCGACCGCCTCGGCAACGCCCAGTACCTGGGCCCGGACCCGTACTTCGACGACCTCTTCTGCGAGGCCGCCGACGCCGCCTACGTCTCCTGCGAGCAGCTCGTCGAGACCGCCGAGCTCGCCAAGGCGGGGCCGCCGCAGTCCCTCCTCGTCAGCCGCCACTCCGTGACCGGGGTCGTGGAGTGCCCGAACGGCGCGCACTTCACCTCCTGCGCCCCCGACTACGACCGCGACGAGGCCTTCCAGAAGCTGTACGCGGCCACCCCCTGGACCGAGTTCTCGGCGCGCTTCCTGTCCGGGGCGAGCGAGCACGACTACCAGTCGGCCGTCCGGACCTGGCACGAGGAGCAGCAGTGACGACCACCGGGACCACCACCGCCCCCCGCACCGTCTCCCGCGCCGAGTACTGCGTGATCGCGTGCGCCGAGGCCTGGCGCGACAACGGCGAGGTGCTCGCCAGTCCGATGGGCCTGATCCCCTCCTTCGGGGCCCGCCTCGCGAAGCGGACCTTCTCCCCCGACCTGCTGCTGACCGACGGCGAGGCCATGCTCGTCGGGCTGGACGGCTCGGCCGAGGGCTGGCTCCCGTACCGGCGTCATCTGACGATGGTGACCGGCGGCCGACGGCACGTGATGATGGGCGCCAGCCAGATCGACCGGTTCGGCAACCAGAACATCTCCTGCATCGGTGACTGGGAGCGGCCGGCCCGCCAGCTCCTCGGGGTGCGCGGCGCGCCCGTCAACACCCTGAACAACCCGGTGAGTTACTGGGTGCCCAAGCACTCCACCCGGGTGTTCGTCGAGCGCGTGGACATGGTCAGCGGTGTCGGCTACGACCGCGCGGAGGCGGCCGGGGTGACGCGCTTCCACCGGCTGCCCCGGGTGGTGAGCGATCTCGGCGTCTTCGACTTCGGCGGGCCCGGCCACGCGATGCGCCTGGCCTCCCTCCACCCGGGGGTCACCGTCGAGGACGTCCGTGCGGCCACCGGCTTCGAGCTGGTGATCGCGGGCGAGGTCCCGTGCACACGGGAGCCGTCCGCCGAGGAGCTGCGGCTGATCCGCGAGGTGATCGACCCCAAGGGGCTGCGCGACCGGGAAGTGCGGGTCTGAGGCGATGGCGACGACGATACGGACGGCCTTCACCGAGCTGGTCGGGGTCGAGCACCCCCTGGTGCAGACGGGCATGGGCTGGGTCGCCGGGCCCCGTCTGGTGTCGGGCGCGGCCAACGCGGGGGCGCTGGGCATCCTGGCCTCGGCCACGATGACCGTGGACCAACTGCGTTCGGCGGTCCGCGAGGTCAAGTCCCGCACGCCGGACGGCACTCCCTTCGGGGTCAATCTGCGGGCGGACGCCGGGGACGCGGCCGAGCGCGTGCGACTGATCATCGACGAGGGAGTGCGGGTCGCCTCGTTCGCGCTCGCGCCGTCCGAGGAGCTGATCGGGCGGCTGAAGGACGCGGGGGTGGTGGTCATCCCGTCGATCGGGGCCCGGCGGCACGCCGAGAAGGTGGCCGCGTGGGGCGCCGACGCGGTGATCGTGCAGGGCGGCGAGGGCGGCGGTCACACCGGGGACGTGGCCACGACGGTGCTGCTGCCGCAGGTCGTGGACGCCGTGGACATCCCGGTGATCGCGGCGGGCGGCTTCAGCGACGGGCGCGGCCTGGTCGCGGCCCTGTCGTACGGGGCCGCGGGCATCGCCATGGGCACCCGTTTCCTGCTGACCTCGGACTCCACCGTCCCGGACACCGTGAAGGCCGAGTACCTGAAGGCCACGGTCAAGGACGTCACCGTCACCACGGCCGTCGACGGGCTGCCGCACCGCATGCTCCGTACGGAGCTGGTCGACTCGCTGGAGCGGGCGGGCCGTACGCGGGCGCTGGTCCGGGCGGTGCGGCACGCGGCCGGCTTCCGGAAGCTGTCCGGCCTGAGCTGGTCGCAGATGGTCCGCGACGGGCTCGCGATGAAACACGGCAAGGACCTGTCCTGGAGCCAGGTCCTGCTCGCCGCGAACACCCCCATGCTCCTCAAGGCGTCCATGGTCGAGGGCCGTACGGACCTCGGCGTCATGGCATCGGGCCAGGTCGCGGGGGTGATAGACGATCTCCCGTCCTGCGCGGAGCTCGTCTCCCGCGTCATGGCCGAGGCACAACAGGCACTCGAAGCACTCGAAGCACTCGAAGCACTGCACATGCTCCGCACCCTGCCACCACCAGGGTGATCCCCCTTCTCCGTCACAGGAGTTGCCCATATGAGCCGTGCCCGCATCCGTCTGGCGAGAGCGGCGGCCGCCGCCGCTCTCGCCATCGGGATCCTGCCCGCCTCCGCGTACGCGGCGACGGCACCCGGAGCCGGGGTCAGTGCCCGGCACCACCAGCAGCAGGCCGAAACGATTCGCCAGATCCCCCTCCAGGGCGCCGTCAACCTCCGGGACCTCGGCGGCTACCGCACCTGGACCGGCGGCCAGGTCCGCCAGGGCCTGGTCTACCGCTCCGACGCACTGAGCAAGCTGACCGACGCAGACGTCACCACCGTCGCCGGTCTCGGCCTCAAGAAGGTCGTCGATTTCCGCATTCCGATGGAGCTCCAGTACGACGGCGCCGACCGGCTGCCCGCTGGCCTCTCCCCCACCGCACGCCCGGTCAGTGACCTCGGCCTCTACGGAACCCTCGTCGGCGCGATCGGCAGCGGCGATCCCGTGGTCCAGGAGCAGATGCTCGGCGGCGGCCGCGCCGAGGCCTACATGCGCGACATCTACCGCACCTTCGTGAGCAGCCCCGAGAACCGGGCGCAGTTCGCGGCGACCCTGCGGGAGATCGCCGACGGCCGGCAGGGCCCGGTCCTGTACCACTGCACGTCCGGCAAGGACCGGACCGGCTGGATGAGTTACGTCCTGCTGCGCGCCCTGGCCGTCCCCGAGGACACCGCGGAGCGCGACTACCTGGCGTCGAACACCTTCCGCGCCGCCTACGACGCCCGGGTGCGGGCGGGCCTGAAGCAGTCGGGCCGGATGCAGAACCCGGACCTGCTGATCCCGCTCCAGGAGGTCCGCCAGGACTACCTGGACTCGGCGACGGCCCAGCTGGAGGCCGACTACGGCAGCTTCTTCGGCTACCTGACGCAGGGCCTCGGCCTGGACCTGCGGACGCTGGCGAAGCTGCAGGACCGGATGGTCCGGTAGCGGGGGCGCCTGCCCCGGAGCGCACGATGCCGGGCAGCACGATGCCGGGCAGCGCGTCCTGCGCTGCCCGGCATCGTCGTGCCTGTGTCCTGCGGTGTGGCCGGTCAGACCGTCCGGCGGCGGCCCTGGCCACCGGAGCCGACCCTGCTGCGCGCGGAGGCCGCTGCCGCGCCACCGCCGGCGCCGCCCGTCCCGCGCCGGCTGCGCTCGCCGGTGCCGGTGGCCGCGCCACCGCCGCCCTGGCCGCCGCGACGGGCCTGGCCCGACCCGGAGGCCGCCGGGGCCTGCCCGGAGGCGCCCCCGCCGGAGCGGCGGGCACGGCCGCCGTTCGCCGGAGCGCTGCCCGTGGCGGCACCGGTGCGCGGTCCGCCCGAGCGGCGGCGCGAGCCGGAGCCCGTACCGGAGCCGGAGCGCTGCTTGGGCGCGGTCGGCTGCGGAACCTCCAGCACCACCGGGATGCCCGAGGGCTCCTTGGCGCCGGTCAGCCGGGCCAGTTCCTCGTCGGAGGACTTGATCTGCGCGGTGCGCGGGGAGATCCCGGCGTCCGACATCAGACGGGTCATGTCCCGCTTCTGGTCGGGGAGGACCAGGGTGACCACGCTGCCGGACTCACCGGCACGGGCGGTACGGCCGCCGCGGTGCAGGTAGTCCTTGTGGTCGCTGGGCGGGTCCACGTTGACCACGAGGTCGAGGTCGTCGATGTGGATGCCGCGCGCCGCAACGTTGGTGGCGACCAGCGCGGTGACCTCGCCCGTCTTGAACCAGTCCAGGGTGCGGTTGCGCTGCGGCTGGGAGCGGCCGCCGTGCAGGCCGGAGGCGCGCACGCCGTCGGCGAGCAGCTTCTTGACCATGCGGTCGACCCCGCGCTTGGTGTCGACGAACATGATCACCCGGCCGTCGCGAGCGGCTATGCGCGTCGCCACGGCCTTCTTGTCGGTCTCGTCCATGACGTACAGGACGTGGTGCTCCATAGTGGTGACCGCACCGGCCGACGGGTCGACGGAGTGGCCGACCGGGTCGGTCAGGAACATCTTGACGAGCTTGTCGATGTTCTTGTCCAGCGTCGCGGAGAACAGCATCCGCTGGCCGCCGGCCTCGACCTGCTTGAGCAGCGCCGTGACCTGCGGCATGAAGCCCATGTCGGTCATCTGGTCGGCCTCGTCGAGGACGGTGATCGAGACCTGCGAGAGGTCGGCGTCACCGCGGTCGATGAGGTCCTTCAGGCGGCCGGGGGTGGCGACGAGCACCTCGGCGCCGCGGCGCAGGGCGCCCGACTGCCGGTTGATCGACATGCCGCCGACGACGGTCGCGATGCGCAGGTTGACGGCCGTGGCGTACGGGGCCAGCGCGTCGGTGACCTGCTGCGCGAGCTCACGGGTGGGTACGAGGACCAGCGCGAGCGGCGCCTTCGGCTGCGCGCGGCGGCCGGCGGTACGGGCCAGCAGCGCCAGGCCGAAGGCCAGCGTCTTGCCGGAGCCGGTGCGGCCGCGGCCGAGCAGGTCACGGCCGGCGAGCGAGTTCGGCAGCGTCGCGGCCTGGATCGGGAACGGCTCGGTGACGCCCTGGGCGGCGAGGGTCTTCAGCAGCGCCTCGGGCATGTCCATGTCGCCGAACGACTCGACCGGCGGCAGCGCCGGGGCGATCGGCTCGGGCATGGTGAATTCCTGGGGCCGGGCAACGGGCGCGGACTTCTGCCGTCCCGCGCCAGACTTCGGACGCCCCTGGGCCGCACCTCGACCCCGGGTGGGGCGGCGGCTGGGTCGTGCGGAGCTGGAGCTGGTCATGCGAGAAAGCCCTCCTGAAACCGGCAGGTAAAACAAAGGTCGAAACAGCAGACAAGCCGGGGCCCGCACCTCGCGGTGCGGACCCCGGCATGCTGAAGAACTTAGGCGGGGATGATGTTCTCCGCCTGGGGGCCCTTCTGGCCCTGGGTGACGTCGAAGGACACGCGCTGGCCCTCCTGGAGCTCACGGAAGCCCTGGGTGGCGATGTTCGAGTAGTGGGCGAAGACGTCCGGGCCGCCACCGTCCTGCTCGATGAAGCCGAAGCCCTTTTCCGAGTTGAACCACTTCACGGTGCCAAGTGCCATTTTAAATCTCCTGAATAGGCGGCAAAGGGCCCCATCCGGAGATTCCGGCAAAACAATAAAAGCGCCTGCGGAGCATTCCCGTCAGGCGCACATAAAGTTCATGGGTACCACAACTGCAACGAGCTCTAAGTTAGCACACCTCGCTGCGGGGAGTCCCGGGGCGAGGGGTGTGACCTGCACCCTCCGGCCCGTCGGCGGCGGTCCCGCCGGTGGCGCCGCGGGGCGGTCCGGGAGGCCGCAGGCCCGGTCCCCCTTGGGCCGTGGGCGGCCCGGTCCCGTCCGGACGCCCGCCCCGACCCCGGCGGCCCGATCCGCCCTGGGCGAAAAGATTCACCCCTACGGGTCGGACCGGGCCGGCCGGCGGGCGGCGGAAGTCCCTGGCGGTGGCCCGGCTGCCGGGCGTCCTGCGCGAGCCCGGCATACCGCGGGCTCCCTCCCTGCTCCCCTCGTGAGCGGTACCGCCGCTACAGCCGCTCGATGATCGTGACGTTGGCCTGGCCGCCGCCCTCGCACATGGTCTGCAGGCCGTAGCGGCCGCCGGTGCGTTCCAGTTCGTGCAGGAGGGTGGTCATCAGCTTCACCCCGGTCGCGCCCAGCGGGTGGCCCAGGGCGATCGCGCCAC is drawn from Streptomyces sp. NBC_01232 and contains these coding sequences:
- a CDS encoding cold-shock protein, with amino-acid sequence MALGTVKWFNSEKGFGFIEQDGGGPDVFAHYSNIATQGFRELQEGQRVSFDVTQGQKGPQAENIIPA
- a CDS encoding enoyl-CoA hydratase family protein is translated as MGVSTSSPDKGIALVTVDFPPVNALPVQGWYDLADALRAAGRDPEVRCVVLAAEGRGFNAGVDIKEMQRDTGHAALVGANRGCYEAFAAVYECEVPVVAAVNGFCLGGGIGLVGNADAIVASDDATFGLPELDRGALGAATHLARLVPQHLMRALYYTSRTATAAELHAHGSVWRVVPRAELRAAALELAAEIAKKDGYLIRLAKAAINGIDPVDVRRSYRFEQGFTFEANLSGVADRVRDTFGKGEHA
- a CDS encoding tyrosine-protein phosphatase; this translates as MSRARIRLARAAAAAALAIGILPASAYAATAPGAGVSARHHQQQAETIRQIPLQGAVNLRDLGGYRTWTGGQVRQGLVYRSDALSKLTDADVTTVAGLGLKKVVDFRIPMELQYDGADRLPAGLSPTARPVSDLGLYGTLVGAIGSGDPVVQEQMLGGGRAEAYMRDIYRTFVSSPENRAQFAATLREIADGRQGPVLYHCTSGKDRTGWMSYVLLRALAVPEDTAERDYLASNTFRAAYDARVRAGLKQSGRMQNPDLLIPLQEVRQDYLDSATAQLEADYGSFFGYLTQGLGLDLRTLAKLQDRMVR
- a CDS encoding CoA transferase subunit A, coding for MTARTEGSARTDSADRADRADKVLTPEEVVGQLRSGMTIGIGGWGSRRKPMALVRALLRSEITDLTVISYGGPDVGLLAAAGRIRRLVAPFATLDSIPLEPHFRAARERAAFTLTELDEAMFMWGLHAAANRLPFLPVRAGLGSDVMRVNPELRTVTSPYDDGEELVAVPALRMDAALVHLNRADRLGNAQYLGPDPYFDDLFCEAADAAYVSCEQLVETAELAKAGPPQSLLVSRHSVTGVVECPNGAHFTSCAPDYDRDEAFQKLYAATPWTEFSARFLSGASEHDYQSAVRTWHEEQQ
- a CDS encoding CoA-transferase subunit beta, producing MTTTGTTTAPRTVSRAEYCVIACAEAWRDNGEVLASPMGLIPSFGARLAKRTFSPDLLLTDGEAMLVGLDGSAEGWLPYRRHLTMVTGGRRHVMMGASQIDRFGNQNISCIGDWERPARQLLGVRGAPVNTLNNPVSYWVPKHSTRVFVERVDMVSGVGYDRAEAAGVTRFHRLPRVVSDLGVFDFGGPGHAMRLASLHPGVTVEDVRAATGFELVIAGEVPCTREPSAEELRLIREVIDPKGLRDREVRV
- a CDS encoding NAD(P)H-dependent flavin oxidoreductase: MRTAFTELVGVEHPLVQTGMGWVAGPRLVSGAANAGALGILASATMTVDQLRSAVREVKSRTPDGTPFGVNLRADAGDAAERVRLIIDEGVRVASFALAPSEELIGRLKDAGVVVIPSIGARRHAEKVAAWGADAVIVQGGEGGGHTGDVATTVLLPQVVDAVDIPVIAAGGFSDGRGLVAALSYGAAGIAMGTRFLLTSDSTVPDTVKAEYLKATVKDVTVTTAVDGLPHRMLRTELVDSLERAGRTRALVRAVRHAAGFRKLSGLSWSQMVRDGLAMKHGKDLSWSQVLLAANTPMLLKASMVEGRTDLGVMASGQVAGVIDDLPSCAELVSRVMAEAQQALEALEALEALHMLRTLPPPG
- a CDS encoding DEAD/DEAH box helicase, which produces MTSSSSARPSRRPTRGRGAAQGRPKSGAGRQKSAPVARPQEFTMPEPIAPALPPVESFGDMDMPEALLKTLAAQGVTEPFPIQAATLPNSLAGRDLLGRGRTGSGKTLAFGLALLARTAGRRAQPKAPLALVLVPTRELAQQVTDALAPYATAVNLRIATVVGGMSINRQSGALRRGAEVLVATPGRLKDLIDRGDADLSQVSITVLDEADQMTDMGFMPQVTALLKQVEAGGQRMLFSATLDKNIDKLVKMFLTDPVGHSVDPSAGAVTTMEHHVLYVMDETDKKAVATRIAARDGRVIMFVDTKRGVDRMVKKLLADGVRASGLHGGRSQPQRNRTLDWFKTGEVTALVATNVAARGIHIDDLDLVVNVDPPSDHKDYLHRGGRTARAGESGSVVTLVLPDQKRDMTRLMSDAGISPRTAQIKSSDEELARLTGAKEPSGIPVVLEVPQPTAPKQRSGSGTGSGSRRRSGGPRTGAATGSAPANGGRARRSGGGASGQAPAASGSGQARRGGQGGGGAATGTGERSRRGTGGAGGGAAAASARSRVGSGGQGRRRTV